The Populus nigra chromosome 14, ddPopNigr1.1, whole genome shotgun sequence genome has a segment encoding these proteins:
- the LOC133672867 gene encoding uncharacterized protein LOC133672867 isoform X1, with translation MEAKPSSLVIKVGSLLVNSQRLIFSSKNPLCSSCILSGTFKSVTCSTISQTQSETVSGGGAEQPANSVEVLRRYGCSDDDIEKMFLRRPSLRNADLSQLQFKLNLLWGLGITSNDLVKIINCRPRLLSVRINHFFDERLEYFMTLFGSRETLLKAIIRNPSLLTYDFHNRIKPVITLYEGLGISREDLVPLLLSRPTMIPRTSFNDEKMEYIRKSGVSKDSNMFKHVVSIIGVSRSQTICEKAANIEKFGMSNEEVWHLIGRSPYLLTLSVDKVQRNMTFVVGTMKLPANVILEHPFLLYNNLEAVLKPRWLLAGKIEDMGLCPKIKGSLMLRALRMAEQRFLKAFVSCHPDVVAKELMEFYTTAKCVKRLAVSSKKAVFKGFPF, from the coding sequence ATGGAAGCAAAACCCAGTTCTTTAGTTATCAAAGTTGGCTCCCTTTTGGTAAATTCTcaaagattgattttttcaagcaaaaaccCACTATGTAGTTCTTGTATATTGTCTGGTACCTTCAAGTCTGTGACATGTTCGACAATAAGCCAAACCCAATCCGAAACTGTATCAGGGGGTGGTGCAGAGCAACCAGCTAACTCGGTTGAAGTTCTGAGGAGGTATGGTTGTAGCGATGATGACATAGAGAAGATGTTCCTGCGACGCCCTTCTTTGCGCAATGCTGATCTTTCCCAGCTtcaattcaagctaaatttactTTGGGGGTTGGGTATCACATCGAATGACCTTGTTAAGATCATTAATTGTCGCCCACGATTGCTTAGTGTTcgcataaatcatttttttgatGAGCGTCTGGAGTATTTTATGACCTTGTTTGGATCAAGGGAAACCCTACTCAAGGCCATTATTAGAAATCCTTCTCTCTTGACATATGACTTTCATAATAGGATTAAACCTGTCATCACACTATATGAAGGACTGGGTATTAGTAGAGAGGATTTGGTTCCCTTGCTATTGTCACGGCCTACTATGATTCCGCGAACTTCATTTAATGATGAGAAGATGGAATACATACGCAAAAGTGGGGTTTCCAAGGATTCCAATATGTTTAAGCATGTGGTTAGCATCATTGGTGTCTCAAGGAGTCAGACCATCTGTGAGAAGGCAGCAAATATAGAGAAGTTTGGGATGTCGAATGAAGAAGTTTGGCATCTTATCGGTCGTAGCCCCTATCTCTTGACACTATCTGTTGATAAGGTTCAAAGGAATATGACGTTTGTAGTGGGCACAATGAAGCTTCCTGCAAATGTGATCCTTGAACACCCATTTTTGCTTTACAATAATCTGGAGGCTGTGTTGAAGCCGCGGTGGCTTCTTGCTGGGAAGATAGAGGATATGGGTCTTTGCCCGAAAATTAAAGGATCATTGATGTTGAGGGCACTTAGGATGGCAGAACAGCGATTCTTGAAGGCATTTGTTTCATGTCACCCTGATGTTGTTGCTAAAGAATTGATGGAGTTCTATACAACGGCAAAATGTGTCAAGCGGCTGGCCGTGTCATCGAAGAAGGCAGTGTTTAAAGGATTTCCTTTCTGA
- the LOC133672867 gene encoding uncharacterized protein LOC133672867 isoform X2, protein MFLRRPSLRNADLSQLQFKLNLLWGLGITSNDLVKIINCRPRLLSVRINHFFDERLEYFMTLFGSRETLLKAIIRNPSLLTYDFHNRIKPVITLYEGLGISREDLVPLLLSRPTMIPRTSFNDEKMEYIRKSGVSKDSNMFKHVVSIIGVSRSQTICEKAANIEKFGMSNEEVWHLIGRSPYLLTLSVDKVQRNMTFVVGTMKLPANVILEHPFLLYNNLEAVLKPRWLLAGKIEDMGLCPKIKGSLMLRALRMAEQRFLKAFVSCHPDVVAKELMEFYTTAKCVKRLAVSSKKAVFKGFPF, encoded by the coding sequence ATGTTCCTGCGACGCCCTTCTTTGCGCAATGCTGATCTTTCCCAGCTtcaattcaagctaaatttactTTGGGGGTTGGGTATCACATCGAATGACCTTGTTAAGATCATTAATTGTCGCCCACGATTGCTTAGTGTTcgcataaatcatttttttgatGAGCGTCTGGAGTATTTTATGACCTTGTTTGGATCAAGGGAAACCCTACTCAAGGCCATTATTAGAAATCCTTCTCTCTTGACATATGACTTTCATAATAGGATTAAACCTGTCATCACACTATATGAAGGACTGGGTATTAGTAGAGAGGATTTGGTTCCCTTGCTATTGTCACGGCCTACTATGATTCCGCGAACTTCATTTAATGATGAGAAGATGGAATACATACGCAAAAGTGGGGTTTCCAAGGATTCCAATATGTTTAAGCATGTGGTTAGCATCATTGGTGTCTCAAGGAGTCAGACCATCTGTGAGAAGGCAGCAAATATAGAGAAGTTTGGGATGTCGAATGAAGAAGTTTGGCATCTTATCGGTCGTAGCCCCTATCTCTTGACACTATCTGTTGATAAGGTTCAAAGGAATATGACGTTTGTAGTGGGCACAATGAAGCTTCCTGCAAATGTGATCCTTGAACACCCATTTTTGCTTTACAATAATCTGGAGGCTGTGTTGAAGCCGCGGTGGCTTCTTGCTGGGAAGATAGAGGATATGGGTCTTTGCCCGAAAATTAAAGGATCATTGATGTTGAGGGCACTTAGGATGGCAGAACAGCGATTCTTGAAGGCATTTGTTTCATGTCACCCTGATGTTGTTGCTAAAGAATTGATGGAGTTCTATACAACGGCAAAATGTGTCAAGCGGCTGGCCGTGTCATCGAAGAAGGCAGTGTTTAAAGGATTTCCTTTCTGA